The Lolium rigidum isolate FL_2022 chromosome 1, APGP_CSIRO_Lrig_0.1, whole genome shotgun sequence region AAATTATATTCTGACATCTGAGCAAATATATTTTCTATTGAATAATAGATAGACAACACTGGAGCATACCTCTGAATTTCCTCAGCACTTTTCCCCTTCAATCGAGGAAGATACTCTTTCCAATCATAGTTTTGAAAACCATACCTGCAAAGATGAAAGGAGCAAATAACTGACCATGAAAGACAAAAAGCCATAAATTGCTTGGATTGGAACATATAACAGTATTCCCAAGGCACGAAATCTGGATGAAAGATATACTTATCTGGGAACACATGTAACTGTTAGAACATACAAGCAAATAATAAAGAGAGTCCTGTCATACAACTAGACTAAACAAGAAGAGCAACAAAGGACTTCTCATTTCCCAATTACACAGTCAAAATAAGAACCCTATAAGTGAAAAATGCTCACAAGAAATTGAACAAAATTAGAAATTACTATTTGAACTCTGTTCTACAAGTACATCTAAACAACACGACATGAGCTGTAGTTCCCACTTCTCTTGCTAATAAGGCAGGTTTTCAGTCACATCGGTATATATAATTTAGCTGTCCAGAGTACGGtcataagcaaaaaaaaaaaaaaaaaaaaaaatgtggaactgttcaaattttgatggtatcatggttttaaaggcgcctttaaaaccatggatGGTGTAGCATTTTTATAACAACATACCTATAAATAACTCTATAGTTCTCAGTGGGTGGGAGGGAAGGATGGAGAGAAGGGAACTACACCTTCAAGTTCGATTAGCATGTTACCGAACGCAATAATAATGCTTATTATTCAGCTACAGGGTAAAGCTGCAAATACCTTAGCCTAAAGAGCAGAAAAATATATCAGTACATATATCCAACTAACCTCATGAGTGTCTGTAGGAATTGTGTTCGTTGAATTTGATTGAATCCATATACTCTTAAAGCACGTCCTTCGCCCTCCATCAAAGGGAGTGAATCCACATTACCTAGTTCAGATGTATTGGAGGTAAGTAAATTGAATAATATTCATAAGTAGCATAAAAAACGCATGATAACACAGTATGTACTCTATAAATTCATTACGTGAATTTTTCTTGGAATATTGACCCTTCCTCCCTGTAATATTTGCAGGTACATTTGTGTCATTATCCGACACATCATCATTGTCGTAGGAGTAATCCTCGTCTTCAGAACTCAAGTCATGCAGGCCAGTAATGTCATCCTCATCAGCAGTAGCCATCTAGGCATGGCAAGAACAGAAAAGGGGCTCATTAATCTTTTCATTACTGAAAATGCATATGATATGCTCAGTATaataccattttcaaaaatgggcAACTAATATAATTTGCACATTTCTCAAAATGAAGACACAATAACTTTGGAAGAGTAGAACGCCGCATTTCTCAATAGGAAATACTAGCTTATGAAGAGCAACAAATAAAAAACTCGTGGTATAGAGGGAAAAAATACAAATGGCATCGAGAGAGATAGAGAAAGAAGGAAAACACCATCTCCAACAGCTGGAAACATCCAAAGACGTCACACCAGCAGGCAAACCATCACTGCTCATGATCCAAAATCTCCTCCTCACATGCCACCACAGCCTTCCCTCCCTCCCACCAATTCCCCTTCCTCTCTACTAAAATGAATTCCTCTATCTGGCCAGCTCCTCCATCACCGTGCTCCCTGCCACTGCAGTGCTCACCCCCTTGTAtgtagggtgtcaaggtgggatcccggtgggatcTCACTTTTAGTGTATTTTGCCTTTTCTAGTTCAAAATTTTGTGTCAAAATTTACACTAGAAAAAGCAAAATGAACTACAAGTGAGATttaggtgggatcccacttgacaccctacAAGTTGCATGGATACCGCCCTGCATGGTGGAGCAGTTCAGCTAGAGAGTGGGAGAGGGTCCCCTGCAGCTGCCGCCGTCTAGTGACGTGAGTCTACGTCAGTCAATCGTCTTTGCCACAATTGGCCTCAAACTTAGCAGAAAATGGGTATGTTTATATCTCTAATTGGCCAAGCGCTACCAATTCTACATGGAAATCTGCAACAAATGAGCAAATCGAAACAAAATATCGAGACTTCAGTTGTTGCCACAAGAGGCCTCAAAGAGGAATGAAGGCCAGTGGAGAGATGTGCAGGTGGAGCGGCTCCCATCCCTCCGCCGCGGTTCCCCTCCTGCCGCCGGAACCCCTTTCGCCGCCGGAACCCCTTTCGCCGCCGTTCCCCATGCCGCTGGTCGAACTAGGGTTTGGAGCGAGCTCATGGAGGGGCGGACGCCGTCAGTGGAGGTCTCATGCGAGGACGCCGAGAAGGAGAGGAGGGCAGGCTAGAGGAGAGGGACTGGGAGAGGAGGGCAGGGAGGACTCACCATTGCTGCCGGCGGCAGCTTGCTTCAGTTCGCGGGGCCACGCTCACTAGCGATGTTCGGGAGAGGAGGGCGGGGGCAGCAGTCTCCCCTCGCTGGAAGCAGTACGAGGCTGATTCCAAGCGAATACGGAGCGCTGAGCCTCCGAATTGATCGAGCGGAAGAAACAAGGGGGCGGGCGTGGGCTTGGAATTTATCTCAGTTTCCCTGCCTCAATTCAACAGGCACCCAAACGGTGGAATTGTAGGCCCGAACTCCAATTCCCCAATTATAAGCCTAATtttgtgcatccaaacacagcgtaAGATATTACTAAAATATAGGAGGGTGGAGTATGGAGAGCCTGTTTGAATGTGAAGAAATGTGGAGAGGCAATCATTTTGGACAGGACCTCCATGTGGAGAACTGGAGATATGGAGGGTGGGATATGGCTAACTGGCTATGATGCTGGAGATGCTTCAAGTGCAATTACAACTGACCTTCTTTATTTAGATTAGAAGGTCATATATTGTGGTCTGCTTATATAGATGTAACATCACAACGTACAAATTTAACAAGGTTGTAAATAGATGCAAGTTTTCAGTGAGAATTTGGatctgaagaaaaagaagaaagtcAGCAAGGACAAACATAGAAAGGTGTACCTGTTTGCGGCTTCTTTTTCCTTTTCCCATAGCAGTATCTTCTTCTACTTCTGGTGCAACGTATCTGTCTTTCAATAAATCTTCCCAAAAGTTTGCTTTATTGGACGCGGCTTCAGCTTCAGCTTTTCTGCGTGCCTCCTCTTTTGCTGCTAAAGCCTTTGCCTCATCTATGTACTCGAAATTCGCAACCTGGCACATAGTAACACGACAATTGGTGCTTctcagcaaaaaaaaaatgccCGGAAATCGGAAAAGTAGTGAAAAAATTGTGATGCTGAATGCAGTTGTCATGTGGCATTTTCACTCCTGCTAATCAAAACTGTCCGCGACCCAAAGGCTGTGTTATTGGTCATTTCACCACGTTGACGGGCACAACACTGGCTTTGGCTTACATGACCCCAATAGGCAGCTATATACTGATCGAGCATCCAAAGTTAGTAGTAGAAGGATGAACGGGAAGCTGATATGGATGCACATACGGCTATCGTATCAGTGAAAGATGTACACGGAGATGCCACGTTGACCAAACCATGGTAGTTTGGGCTTGAGGGTGTTTTCACTGGTTTGCAAAATTGAGTATCTAAAGTGAATGGTGTTAGAGTTGAGACCTTGTGGTGCTTTTTAGGTTACTTGGAAGAGTTGACTGGGTAAAAATGGACTTGTTCCTGAATAAAATGAAGGAAGTCTCTTTATGCTTTATACTTGCAACGATGAAATAAGACGTAATTACCTTGAATCCTTTCAGAaattcatcatcttcttcatcttccaaaattTCTTCCTCATCGACTTGGTCACGGTCCAGTAACCTGTGAGGCCAGTGGCAAAGAAAATTGTGTCATCCAAAGCACAGCACTCGTACCGCATAAAGATGAAGTAGTGCAAAATACCACTAAACATTTTGAGAAATGGACACAATGCCATATAGGGTCACGCTTGTTTTCACATTCTCTAAATTACCATATATGGTATGTTTGGCTATTGCCCCTACTTTGGTTGTTCTGCGGCTTCTGCCGAGAGGCGTAGATGACTACAAAATATGTGCTAAGTGTTTCTGGCCAGACCAGGTCTCTCACCTGGCAAAGCAAGATTTTTATTCTGAACATACTGAACATTGTCTACAGTATATCTGTTTTGGAAATAAAGTGTTTACCTATCTATTGCGGCATCATCATAATGTATTTGGCGGGACTTGTCAGCTTCATCATTGTCATCGTCAAAAAGTTCTTTTGACCCATACCGGATAATATCATCTAATTCCTCCTGAAAACGACATAAATTGATTAACCATTGAGAAATATAGATACACACAATGATTTTGAAACAAAAACGCAAACTTCGACATATATTCTCAAGTAACAGCTAATATGAAAAAACACACATTCTACCACAGCTTCAAATCAGGTAAACAAAAATCTCGTGTTACTATGTGCCAGGTCGTTGGCACCAGGCAAGGCCAATGTGACAAGGGGCCAGTAGTAGTTAATTGAtagatttctcaaaaaaaaaagaacttgtGAAGCAAAAACTGTTTTTTTTTACATAAGAAGAGCCTGCATCTAAATGAGTTCAATAATCATCAACTGTAGCACCAGGTGGCAAAGCTTGTGAAATGTAAAATAATCGAATGAAAGGATAGGAACCAGATGCCACATGCACCATAAAACAAAAACTTGACTTCCATTCTGAGATAGCATGCAATTAGTCAATTTGTGATGAAATAAACATAACTCTAAATaggaaaaaacataaaactataTAAAAATTCATGTTTTAACACCTGTGAAATATTAGAATGCTAATCCGTACAATTACCTGATTGACATTATTACCCTTTGTGAGTTTACCAACAACTAAGTGCTCCAGTATCATCTTTTTCTTTGTAAGCTGCATCATTCTCTCCTCAATTGTGCCTCGACTAACAAGTCTATATATCATAACCTGCAGGTGAAAACAGATTTTAAAAGGCCAATAGTTaagaatcaaaacacaaaaagtcAACTATTCAATAAAGCATAACAGCCTGGGGTACAATACCTTGCTAGTCTGCCCTAGTCGATGGGCTCTTGCCATAGCTTGCAAATCCGCATGTGGGTTCCAATCACTGTATGCAATTGGTAGATGTAGGTTAccgaaaattttaaaatatgaaatTATATTGTATAAACAAGGAGATTGATTCACCTGTCATAGATAATTACAGTATCAGCCGTTGCCAAATTTATACCCAGGCCACCAGCTCTGGTAGAAAGAAGAAAGCAGAACCTAGTAGAATTCTTGGCATTGTAGCGATCTATTCGTATCTGCCTTTCAGCACCACCTATCTTGCCATCAATGCGTTCATAGCTCCATTTCTAAAACATTTGATGTTTAAATTACAGTAAATGAGTTTGCCTTCATAACTAACATATGTGGCCACAAGAAGATAGTTAAATACCCTGTAGCTTAAATAATCCTCCAGTAGGTCCAACATATGCTGGAACTGTGAATAGATAAGGACTCTGTGGCCCTGTTCTTTCAGCTTCACCATCATCTTGTCCAACAGTTGCATCTTTCCAGAAGAATCTAAAAGCCTCCTACAAAATCAAGCAAACCAAAGAGAAGTAAATATTATATTGAATTTAAATTTCAATTGGTGAACTTACTCAGCAAATCATATAAGCATTCCAGCAGATTATGCAGAAGGAACTAACGATGACTGTAAACAAGATGTTTGCAGCCAAAACAGAACCTAAGCAATTGGTGATAAATTTGTTTATGATTTTGGCTAGCATATATCTTTATTTACTACAATAGTGAAAGTCTATGAGATTGAAAATCACGCCGGGCATAAACCCGCTACCTAAAGCCCGAACCTGTATTGTCCGAACCCTAAAAACCCGAACATAATGTCGTGAAGTGCTGGTACCCAAATTACCCGATCAACCCGAAATGAACTGCAGCCTAGTAAAGAAACTTCCGCACGTAAGAAGCCCACCAGTAGAAACTCCTGCAGACAGGAAGCCTAGCCCAAGATCTCCCCACGAAACCTAGGTTTCCTATGCCCCCATCCCCAGATTCCATCTCCACGTGACCCCAACCTCTCCCAGTCCCAGCCGCCATAGCATGCATCCACAGCTCCACTCAACTACAGGCTGCAGCTTCTTGTTCTCGCTTTCTCTCCATCAACGCCTCGGACTCCGGAGGTCGCCACCATGTTCTCCTCCTCTGTTTTCCCATGCAGCTCGCAGTGCTGCCCGCCGCACTGCTTTTCCCCACGGTCGCCACCAAGCTAGCAGCTGCGACCCTCTCCTCACCTTCTACACGCAGGCCTGGCCGCTATGGTCACTGTACTACTTCTTCGACTTTCCCCAATAGCAAGCAGCACATTCGTTTTCTATTCAGATGAATCAGGAAAACCTGAACTCAAATTTTCGGGCACCTGAACTGTCAGTGTCAGGTTTCGATTATTTTGGAAGAATTTCAGGTGTCAGAACTGAAAACCTGAATTTTGTAAAACCCGAATAACCTGACCCGAAATTTCGGGTAAACCTGAACACCCACCCTGAATTGAAAACTCCAGTGGCATATGTATTTTCATGTAGATGAGAAGATAAGATTAACAGACAATGTCTACATTCTGAAAGCAAATGAAGAACTGCAACATAAGGTCATAGCTTCGAAGTTGGAATGTTCATGACACctactacctctgtttcaaggaataaggcgtcctcgttttgcgagctttttgtttgaccaagaattactttaaatagttaaagattgtttgtatgaaattagtatcattaaaaagtacttttcaatacgaatccaacgatactatatacatataatataattaagattgtgttgctcaatttttatgatcaaagtttgtcttgaaatacgcgtgcgccttattccttgaaacggaggtagtagtacacAGACACTGGCAGGTGTTCTGTTGTGCAAGCACATTATTACGTAAAAGAACAACAGCAAAGCCCAAGAAGCGAACTCTGAAGAGTCAAGAGTGCAAAATAAATGTAGAGTAGgccaaacaaagaaaaaaaaaagcagaaataaaagaaggaatataacaagaaaagaaaaaggagactTCAACAAACAAACCTTAAACCTTCTTCTGGGCTCTCGGGCTCAGTATCAGGTTCATCTGTCATGAATCCATGGCAACAAAGTTTGCGCAGCTCCATTACAACATTTATAAGGGAAACCTGTAATCAGACAAACATGAATTGTCACAATCCAGAATAGGCCAACACAAACCACAACATGGAAATTAAAATATAACTATTACATGTCCACCACCGCGACGAGATAACACTGTGTAATTCTTGGTGAGAATTGCCTTGTAGTATTCTTTCTGTTTGGTTGTCAGCTCGACTCTTAAAATCAGCTCCTTTTTTGGAGGAAGATCCTTCATAACATCTTTCTTGAACCCTATTTTATACCACATATGAAACAAAGTCGACATTATGCCCGATGAAAACACTCAAATTGTAACTTGATCTATATCCTACTCTCAGCGGCTTTATTTCTGAGTTCACTAGATCAATTCTACTCATATTGCACCTCATGTAGCATTTGCAAAACATATGCCCACGGTAACATAAAGGGAGTGGAAGAACCATGACACATCATTTTGTAAACTCGGAAATTTCATCAATGTAATTATTACCATTATTGTCAGATCATAAATGTTACATGAACATGCAACTAACATTATGGATTTCCATAATATACATATTCATCTGCATTTGTGCAAAGCTTAGCTTAAAATGAGGTTCCACCATTCACACTATTATAATCAAAACCAAGGAAACATTCAGTCAGGATCAACGAAAGGCTCCAATGACTAGTGCTAAGTCTAAAATCCTTAACAAATAATTTATTTGATATAAGCAAAACCATATATACAACGGAAATAAAAGATATGATATATTCATACTCCGGAGAAGGTGTGGCTTCAGCATCGCATGGAGCTTCTCAACTTGCTTGTCTTGGTTAATATCCTTAAACTCCTCTTGGAGATCAGATATACTCCCAAACTACAAACATAAGCGTCGTAACATTACATGACAGAAGTATAGAACGTAATATTTAATGCAACAGGAAATCAGAAGATTGGTCAATCAGCATATGTGAAGCAAGGAAAGTGTTAGGCAACCAAATATAAGGATATTTGGTTTGCACATATCCTAATCCCTCCCATAATTAGTGTCTGCTGTATAGAATGTAATCAAGTCATTATGGCTAGGATTAGTAGGGTTTTTTTTGGTAACTTTAGTAGGGATTATTTCCTTGTATATGTTGTCTCTTTGGCTATATATATGAGGTATCAGGAAAGTCGCAATTGTGACCTCAATTCCCCAACTCACAGGGCATCAGAGCATAAACTAGGATGACAGTGGATGAAGACGATGTAAAATAGGATAGGCAAGAAGGCCTAATGCGCTACAATAGCATAAACCAGATAACATAAATTGATAGCAACCGTGAATCAGCGTATCTTACAGTTTCTCCCTCGAGGAAGTGCATCAGCATGAAAAGCTCATCCAGGTTATTCTGCAGAAGAAACAAAGACAGGATATCAACTTTAAATGCATAGCATATAGTTACAAGAAAACAATTAAATAGATGAATAAGTTTTCAAGTTAAAaaatagcaacaacaacaacaaagcccTTTGTCCAAAGCaacttggggtaggctagagatgAGCCGACAAAAACGTATGGCAACAAAAGAGTGAAGAAAGATGAAAGTAAACAAAGTACAAAAGACTAAATTAAGGTTTCGGCACATGGATTGCTAATTTCCATGCTGTCCTATCGAGTAAAAACAAAATAGCATAAGCAAGTAAATGGGATGAAAAATGAATGTATTTTTATATACCAACTGGATGATGCCATAAAATTAAGTGTATGCTAGAGTAGGGTCAAGGTTCTCTGGTTTTTATCCAAAATGCAATATTCTGGTGCCTAACTCTTAGTCACTAAATGAGTAAGTACAGAGAAGTATACTGATAAGCACATAAAAATGTGATTGTTCATATAATAAATATCCTAGTATGCCACAAAGCCCTTGGGATGTCTTAATATGGAAGATACACTGATAAGCACTCATGAAAGTATGCATACTCTTCAATAAGGAAGGAAAATTATTTGCCACAGGTAGTAAGAAAGCAAAAAAGGCTAATGATCCGCTGCTGAAAGCCCTAGAGAAATAGTAATAATACTTCAAAAAGAATACTACCAGCCATAAGCAATTAAGCATGAACAAAAAATAATTTTCCATAAAACAGGGGAATACAGCATAATAATTAAAGCAATAAATGTAGAGCAGTAACCTGAACTGGCGTCCCCGTTAAGAGAACACGATGTTGAGTATGATAATCTTTAAGTAGACCAAACAACTTAGAATCTTTATTCTTCAACCGATGCCCCTCATCCACAATCTGTGATGCACAATAAGACAAGTTAGTGAAAACATCAGAGTGTAACAAATATCCTCGAGAAAATGAAGTGGAAACAGAAGTACCATGCATTCCCATTCTATAGTTTTCAGAACAGCCGAGTCCATGTTAATCATCTCATAAGATGTCAAAAGGACATCAAACTTTATTCTTGACTGCTTCTTTTCATCATTAGATGAAGATGATTTATTTTTCTTCACCTTATTAGGTTTATCTTTGGAGTAGTAAAATTCATACTTCTTGATAATATCTCGCGACGCTGCGGATCCAAAATACATCAGCTGACAACAAATAGGAGAAACTTCAGTAGTGAACACTTAGATCTGTCTGGAATATAAAAAAGCTGTATTTCAAATTAGTTCATCCCACGTACGACATTCATTTGAGGTGCCCAAGTTGCAAATTCACGCTCCCAATTTCGCAAGGTTGAGAGGGGGGCAACGAC contains the following coding sequences:
- the LOC124685155 gene encoding CHD3-type chromatin-remodeling factor PICKLE yields the protein MSSLVERLRVRSDKRPRYTLDESDDDLPPRGGNGKGKDWQDDAPAKQIEREDLKEDACQKCGLNENLVSCSTCTYAFHRKCLIPCLNITSDKWSCPECVSPLTEMEKILDCETLEVASEETSSSESRSKKKPVKRYLIKWKGLSHIHCTWVPEDEYLEAAKIHPRLKTRLNNFNRQFESIDRSDDDYVPIRPEWTTVDRVLASRKNSTGEKEYYVKWKELSYEECTWENESDISVFQPQIERYSEILSRRKKSTDKSKSAIREMRRVDGTPKFLSGGTLHPYQLEGLNFLRFSWSSNRRVILGDEMGLGKTIQSIAFVASVSEDKFGPHLVVAPLSTLRNWEREFATWAPQMNVLMYFGSAASRDIIKKYEFYYSKDKPNKVKKNKSSSSNDEKKQSRIKFDVLLTSYEMINMDSAVLKTIEWECMIVDEGHRLKNKDSKLFGLLKDYHTQHRVLLTGTPVQNNLDELFMLMHFLEGETFGSISDLQEEFKDINQDKQVEKLHAMLKPHLLRRFKKDVMKDLPPKKELILRVELTTKQKEYYKAILTKNYTVLSRRGGGHVSLINVVMELRKLCCHGFMTDEPDTEPESPEEGLRRLLDSSGKMQLLDKMMVKLKEQGHRVLIYSQFQHMLDLLEDYLSYRKWSYERIDGKIGGAERQIRIDRYNAKNSTRFCFLLSTRAGGLGINLATADTVIIYDSDWNPHADLQAMARAHRLGQTSKVMIYRLVSRGTIEERMMQLTKKKMILEHLVVGKLTKGNNVNQEELDDIIRYGSKELFDDDNDEADKSRQIHYDDAAIDRLLDRDQVDEEEILEDEEDDEFLKGFKVANFEYIDEAKALAAKEEARRKAEAEAASNKANFWEDLLKDRYVAPEVEEDTAMGKGKRSRKQMATADEDDITGLHDLSSEDEDYSYDNDDVSDNDTNVPANITGRKGQYSKKNSRNVDSLPLMEGEGRALRVYGFNQIQRTQFLQTLMRYGFQNYDWKEYLPRLKGKSAEEIQRYAELVMVHLVEDISESGTYADGVPREMRSDETLVRLAKISLVEEKVAAMEQGKITKLFPSYLLHEFPGLSGGRIWKGEHDLLLLKALVKHGYARWQYISDDRENGLFEAARRELNLPSANELISSQPNNEANGNLESPQEVQVNPTSLSQYRDIQRKIVEFIRKRYHILEKCLDIEYAVIKTKTPVPDDLTEQNVYGGQSPAVPDISEVLRELPPLVPISAKEVASDGTADQAQFPHLYNKMCGVLEDSGVRALNSFCGDKAASSSLVNSLHQLEKVCEGVDRILRVQENGTTSKEEVVDASVKEATPPGDAVTEAVNGDLPSTVKPEDKMEVEG